The region TTCTTCCTGGATATGCTGGACAGAAACAACATCTCCCTTCTGTTGTGCCTGCTTGAGAGCTTCTTTGTACACTTGCTTTGCTTGCAGAAAGTCTTCTGTAGCAAGAGGAAAAAGTAGTATCACTGCCCACAGGCAAAGGACAGGCAGAGAGCTACTTGGAACATGCAAGAAGCAGGGAGCTTCAGAAAACATCCAGCATAAGGTGTCAACTAAAGGAGCTAGACAGCAGCAATAATTACAGGACAAGGTGCTGCCTCAGCATTAAGATCTCATTGAAATAAGTCTCAAGCATATCTTCTGTCCTCTTGGAACCAGTAACTATACAAGGGAAACTAGATTCGCTGGTGACCTTCTGAGTCAGATGCAGCAGTGCTGTATTTCTCTTGGACAGGACCCTTCAGCAGCTGAATTCAACTTGAACACAACACAGGTTGCCTACGCCAAGTCAGCAGACCTACTGCATGAACTACAAATAGCAACATAAAAATAACGCTATAGTTCAGTCCTACATTATGGGTACAAGAACAATGATGTAGGCCAGACATTTATTTACTTACCTTTGTGCATCAGAATTGCTGCCAGGTTATTGAGCACCATGTGCTCCTCGGAGTGTTCAGTTTCCTTGGCCAGCTCGGCTGCCCTCTTCACATAGGAGTAAGCCTCATCGTAGTGTCCCTGAGCATCCAGCACAGTTGCTAAATCATTCATCAGGACCACAGTCTGCACcaggacagaaaaggaagcCTCAGAGCAAGACTTTTGTGGAAGGCTGGGGCAACAGGAACACCACATTCCCTCCCCGTTACACTAGCAAAAATAGCATTTCCTAGAGAAGCTTTCAGTAAAAAAGTGTCTTATTTATATATCAGTATGTTGCATGCTTGTTCTTCCTGGCAGGAAAACAGAACCTGATTTAGTGCTGTGTATTTTTGATGGTTTTGATGTCAGCAAAGCTGCTCTTAAGGCTGCCTCGTTCCCTAGGATTGTACATGTCACCTGTGGATGAGTCTCTCCCTGAACATCATTTGAGATCTGCAGAGCCTTCTCATACATTTGCTGGGCCGCTGGGAGCTGGTTAATGTTTAGGAGATAGCGAGCATAGGAGTCTAGGCTCATCCCAAGCAAGAGACGGGTGTTGGccttttcttcagctgcaaATAGAGAGGAGTTGAAGTGATCCCTTCTGCAAGATGAAGCATGAGTCTCCATCCTGTGTGAGAAACTCATGCAGTGTGAAGACAACAAATTGACATAAAGATGGTGCTCAGGCAGTATGGAAAGCAACATCAAGGACagggaaatgaggaaaatataATAAGAGAAGCCTTTGGCAGACAAGGCAGTCCCACCTGGTAGGACATCCTCAGGCAAGTCCTTTTGCTTGGCAATCTTCTCCTCTAAAGTCAGGATGCAGAACTGGTAGCCAGCCACAGCTAATTCGTGCCTGCAAAGTGCAACAACTGAGCAAAGCAAAGCTCTTTCCATCCATCACCTTCAATCCCTTGACTTTCCCCCTTCACCAGACCCTTCTTGCCCTCAGTGCTCTCTTCTTGATCATGGCCTGGACCCTCCTCTTGACCCATGGGCAAAGGGATCCAAGAGGTGGAGAGggctcctcctctcccccaaaCAAGACCAGCCAAGACAACCCGTACAGATGCTTCACTGAAAGACAAACTGCTTCAAAAGCTTTGTCTGTTGTGAGAGGTGGTTTTAAGACTAAAGAGCTCTGTCCTCTATGGCTCCTTCTGCCCTAAGCTGGGCAGGTCTATCAGCAGTCACTGTGCTACGTGACAGCGGGCAAATATCATGCCTGTGGGAACTTTATGTTGATGGTATCTTGTCATATCAAAGCTTCCTCCGGCACTTGAAAGAGCCTCTGCTTGGCCACCACTGCCACACTGAGATGAAAGCAAAAGATGCCTTTAACAGGAAACTCACTGTTTCTGAGAAGCATAGATACTGGCCAGCTTGAGGGACATCTCAAGGATTGCATTGTCATCCTGCCAGGAGGACACACAATGCAACTGTTATTCTTCTTGCATCTCCCCAGTAGAAACATTACTTTGCCAGAGAACACTTTCAGACCCTAAAAATGCCCATCCTGTTGTCTCCAGAGCTGCCATCCCCTTAAAGGAATGTTGTGAGAAGCTGGCAAGCTCAGAGCTGGTATTGCCAGCTTCCAGCAGGAGGTATTACAGCACAAGAAACAGACCAAAGAATTGTTAATGCTTCTCCCTGAAAGGCTTTATCAGAACATACCTCCTTTGTGTCCCCTGCAAGCAAATAGCTCATACTTGCTTTGTAGAGCTTTTCTGCCTGAAATGAGAATTTTGAAGACAACACTGAGGAAAAACGGCAGTTAGAAGGAAATATCTGTACCCCATGTGGATGCAGGTTACTGGGAGAAACCTGCCTCACAATTTGTGACGTTTACATTGTATGTCAAGACCCGTTAGAAGTGAAAGAGTAACCAGAGCCCAACAGCACTGCCAACTAGAAAAGTCCCTTCAGTTTCTGCTGCGGGACTGCTCCACCAGCTATGA is a window of Columba livia isolate bColLiv1 breed racing homer chromosome 20, bColLiv1.pat.W.v2, whole genome shotgun sequence DNA encoding:
- the TTC19 gene encoding tetratricopeptide repeat protein 19, mitochondrial isoform X3 gives rise to the protein MAAAAAAAGRGSRGGGGPGRPGVPWASWEERRGGRRGRHHPPAEESQAQRHEGGAGRGRSDSARSPATVAPGGQQGRHRVHLQHGERAPRRLALQGEGGAVVWSFRTVCLFQMANVAFMQGQLDNAEKLYKASMSYLLAGDTKEDDNAILEMSLKLASIYASQKQHELAVAGYQFCILTLEEKIAKQKDLPEDVLPAEEKANTRLLLGMSLDSYARYLLNINQLPAAQQMYEKALQISNDVQGETHPQTVVLMNDLATVLDAQGHYDEAYSYVKRAAELAKETEHSEEHMVLNNLAAILMHKEDFLQAKQVYKEALKQAQQKGDVVSVQHIQEELAELAKRRKGSK
- the TTC19 gene encoding tetratricopeptide repeat protein 19, mitochondrial isoform X4 produces the protein MLAAGLSRLLCRLVARRCPAGLRPLRTARRGGARGEEDGGGGGSSRTGFARRRWARPAGGALGFLGALSLFPRNAEEDDEDAIILLLKKAKLSVMKGELGEADRILHEALRLSHQADNRDAIVYTYSMMANVAFMQGQLDNAEKLYKASMSYLLAGDTKEDDNAILEMSLKLASIYASQKQHELAVAGYQFCILTLEEKIAKQKDLPEDVLPAEEKANTRLLLGMSLDSYARYLLNINQLPAAQQMYEKALQISNDVQGETHPQTVVLMNDLATVLDAQGHYDEAYSYVKRAAELAKETEHSEEHMVLNNLAAILMHKEDFLQAKQVYKEALKQAQQKGDVVSVQHIQEELAELAKRRKGSK
- the TTC19 gene encoding tetratricopeptide repeat protein 19, mitochondrial isoform X1, which gives rise to MLAAGLSRLLCRLVARRCPAGLRPLRTARRGGARGEEDGGGGGSSRTGFARRRWARPAGGALGFLGALSLFPRNAEEDDEDAIILLLKKAKLSVMKGELGEADRILHEALRLSHQADNRDAIVYTYSMMANVAFMQGQLDNAEKLYKASMSYLLAGDTKEDDNAILEMSLKLASIYASQKQHELAVAGYQFCILTLEEKIAKQKDLPEDVLPAEEKANTRLLLGMSLDSYARYLLNINQLPAAQQMYEKALQISNDVQGETHPQTVVLMNDLATVLDAQGHYDEAYSYVKRAAELAKETEHSEEHMVLNNLAAILMHKDFLQAKQVYKEALKQAQQKGDVVSVQHIQEELAELAKRRKGSK
- the TTC19 gene encoding tetratricopeptide repeat protein 19, mitochondrial isoform X5, giving the protein MKGELGEADRILHEALRLSHQADNRDAIVYTYSMMANVAFMQGQLDNAEKLYKASMSYLLAGDTKEDDNAILEMSLKLASIYASQKQHELAVAGYQFCILTLEEKIAKQKDLPEDVLPAEEKANTRLLLGMSLDSYARYLLNINQLPAAQQMYEKALQISNDVQGETHPQTVVLMNDLATVLDAQGHYDEAYSYVKRAAELAKETEHSEEHMVLNNLAAILMHKEDFLQAKQVYKEALKQAQQKGDVVSVQHIQEELAELAKRRKGSK